The Martelella sp. AD-3 genome includes a region encoding these proteins:
- the leuB gene encoding 3-isopropylmalate dehydrogenase: MSQRKLFLLPGDGIGPEITAELEKIIAFMNEKAGAGFKVEKGLVGGSAYDAHGVAISDEDMARAMAADAVILAAVGGPKWDNVPYDVRPEAGLLRLRKDMQLFANLRPAICYSALAASSSLKPELVEGLDILIVRELTGGVYFGEPKEIIDLDNGQQRAIDTQVYDTYEIERIAAVAFELARTRDNRVCSMEKRNVMKSGLFWNQVVTRVHDEKFSDVKLSHMLADAGGMQLVRAPKQFDVIVTDNLFGDLLSDVAAMLTGSLGMLPSASLGAEDPETGKRKAMYEPVHGSAPDIAGQGVANPLAMIASFAMCLRYSFNMIVEAEALEAAIADVLEDGYRTGDIMAEGCRKVGTAEMGDAVLAALAKKLAA, encoded by the coding sequence TTGAGCCAGCGTAAACTCTTTCTTCTGCCCGGCGACGGCATTGGTCCGGAAATCACCGCGGAACTAGAAAAGATCATTGCCTTCATGAATGAGAAGGCCGGCGCCGGCTTCAAAGTCGAGAAGGGCCTCGTCGGCGGCTCGGCCTATGATGCCCACGGCGTGGCGATCTCCGATGAGGACATGGCGCGGGCCATGGCGGCCGACGCCGTCATTCTCGCCGCCGTCGGCGGCCCCAAATGGGACAATGTGCCCTATGACGTGCGCCCCGAAGCCGGCCTTCTGCGGCTGCGCAAGGACATGCAGCTCTTCGCCAACCTGCGCCCGGCGATCTGCTATTCCGCGCTTGCCGCCTCCTCCTCGCTGAAGCCGGAGCTGGTCGAGGGCCTCGATATCCTGATCGTGCGCGAACTGACCGGCGGCGTTTACTTCGGCGAGCCGAAGGAGATCATCGATCTCGACAACGGCCAGCAGCGCGCCATCGACACGCAGGTCTATGATACCTACGAGATCGAGCGCATCGCCGCCGTCGCCTTCGAGCTTGCCCGCACCCGCGACAATCGCGTCTGCTCGATGGAAAAGCGCAATGTAATGAAATCCGGCCTGTTCTGGAACCAGGTCGTCACCCGCGTTCACGACGAGAAGTTCTCCGATGTGAAGCTTTCCCACATGCTGGCCGATGCCGGTGGCATGCAGCTCGTGCGCGCGCCGAAACAGTTCGACGTGATCGTCACCGACAATCTCTTCGGCGACTTGCTTTCCGACGTCGCCGCCATGCTGACCGGTTCGCTCGGCATGCTGCCGTCGGCCTCGCTCGGCGCGGAAGACCCGGAAACCGGCAAGCGCAAGGCGATGTACGAGCCTGTTCATGGCTCGGCGCCCGATATCGCGGGCCAGGGCGTTGCCAACCCGCTGGCCATGATCGCCTCCTTCGCCATGTGCCTGCGTTATTCCTTCAACATGATCGTCGAGGCCGAGGCGCTGGAAGCGGCGATCGCCGATGTGCTGGAGGATGGCTACCGCACCGGCGACATCATGGCCGAAGGGTGCAGGAAGGTCGGAACCGCGGAAATGGGCGATGCGGTGCTTGCCGCGCTTGCGAAGAAACTCGCCGCCTGA
- a CDS encoding phosphatase PAP2 family protein, protein MTDKHPLPPAPYRTRLRLFWKRRKAQKPFSLSATCWPWFLLPAATMALLSLAALDGPVASARDAMSASFQDVAVRLTDLTTSPWILVTSGAVTLGALAVLARAGRTSARYRAVHVAHQAVYVFSTVALASASVNVVKRLIGRARPSLFDSVGDLHFRFGGWAYDYASFPSGHATTSGAVFAALALLFPRMGPVFASLAIFFAYARVAVGAHYPSDISTGLFYGAWVAALMAVIFARYRLLFVIPENGLPQRR, encoded by the coding sequence ATGACAGACAAACACCCGCTCCCTCCCGCACCCTACCGGACCAGGCTCCGCCTCTTCTGGAAACGGAGAAAGGCGCAGAAGCCTTTCTCGCTCTCGGCCACCTGCTGGCCGTGGTTCCTGCTGCCTGCGGCGACGATGGCGCTTCTTTCCTTAGCGGCCCTTGACGGCCCGGTCGCCTCTGCCCGCGATGCGATGTCGGCCTCATTCCAGGATGTTGCGGTGCGCTTGACCGACCTGACCACGTCGCCCTGGATTCTTGTGACCAGCGGAGCGGTGACGCTCGGCGCGCTTGCGGTTCTTGCCCGCGCCGGCAGGACATCGGCGCGATATCGTGCCGTCCATGTCGCCCATCAGGCGGTTTATGTCTTTTCCACCGTTGCGCTCGCCAGCGCCTCGGTCAATGTCGTGAAGCGGCTGATCGGCAGGGCGCGTCCGTCGCTGTTCGACAGCGTCGGCGACCTTCATTTCCGGTTCGGCGGCTGGGCCTATGATTATGCGAGCTTTCCCTCCGGCCACGCCACGACGTCCGGCGCCGTCTTTGCTGCCCTGGCGCTGCTTTTCCCCCGCATGGGGCCGGTCTTTGCCAGCCTGGCCATCTTCTTCGCCTATGCCCGCGTCGCCGTCGGCGCGCACTATCCGAGCGATATCTCGACCGGGCTGTTCTACGGGGCGTGGGTTGCGGCGCTGATGGCGGTGATCTTTGCCCGCTATCGCCTGCTGTTCGTCATCCCTGAAAACGGGCTGCCTCAACGCAGGTGA
- a CDS encoding ATP-binding protein, with the protein MRGALKSFLGRIVRKPTMVEWRLMLALFAGLFVAVLLIWYVSYTVEQRLQAQRTRLQAEGALRLADIWVSGFIAEHAQYLNVIGDSHALGRRLEDEGATAALIQDFSAWVRAKPDIAQLRYIAADGTEEVRVDRVGEAIVPVGESSLQDKSPRYYFQAANTLPAGSLYLSRLDLNVEDGVIEEPWRPMLRLAAPVFSPEGARRGVLVVNLDASSILVKLDLLTSPFVRRIQLLNADGYWMGGVARRDRWGFMFGKNTTLAERAPGLFADMKAGVEHRSDAQNYVFARLPVGETIAAESGFDHVETADAPWYLLIAYPPGPGFLSSENLPGLAVLFIASAVFAALGARLIAYRRTADARVRAAEARMVRIDRLAGLGGLVAGVAHELNTPIGNAMMVATTIDRRAESLQESLQEGRIGRNAFARALDDIRQGTRMTREALEGAADIIGNFKQIAVDQASDRRRRFSLARYLHDTISLLQPQFSKGDVRLVAGPMDEIRMHSFPGPLGQAVTNLVNNARLHAFPHGAAGTITVSAERKGRRGVAISVADDGCGILPENRDRIFDPFFSTSFGKGGSGLGLVIVHNIVTGVLAGDIEVDSAPGAGTRITLLLPLVSPGSGVDANAYQMKEQGP; encoded by the coding sequence ATGCGAGGCGCCCTCAAGAGTTTCCTGGGCAGAATTGTGCGCAAGCCGACCATGGTCGAGTGGCGGCTCATGCTGGCGCTCTTTGCCGGCCTGTTCGTTGCCGTCCTTCTCATCTGGTATGTTTCCTACACCGTGGAACAGCGCCTTCAGGCGCAGCGCACCCGGCTGCAGGCCGAAGGCGCCCTGCGTCTTGCGGATATCTGGGTCAGCGGTTTCATCGCTGAACATGCGCAGTATCTCAATGTAATCGGAGACAGTCATGCCCTCGGCAGGCGGCTTGAAGACGAGGGCGCAACCGCGGCGCTGATCCAGGATTTTTCCGCCTGGGTGCGGGCGAAGCCCGACATCGCGCAATTGCGCTATATCGCAGCCGACGGCACGGAAGAGGTTCGCGTCGACCGCGTCGGGGAGGCGATTGTTCCGGTCGGCGAATCCAGCCTGCAGGACAAATCCCCGCGCTATTACTTTCAGGCCGCCAACACCCTGCCGGCCGGTTCGCTTTATCTTTCCCGGCTCGACCTCAATGTCGAGGATGGCGTGATCGAGGAACCCTGGCGTCCGATGCTGCGCCTGGCCGCGCCGGTTTTTTCGCCGGAGGGCGCCCGCCGCGGCGTGCTCGTTGTCAATCTCGATGCCTCAAGCATTCTGGTCAAGCTCGATCTCTTGACCTCTCCCTTCGTCAGGCGGATTCAGCTCCTGAATGCGGACGGTTACTGGATGGGCGGCGTGGCGCGGCGCGATCGCTGGGGTTTCATGTTCGGCAAGAACACGACGCTCGCCGAGCGTGCGCCGGGGCTCTTTGCGGACATGAAGGCCGGGGTCGAACACCGAAGCGATGCCCAGAACTATGTCTTTGCCCGTCTGCCGGTCGGCGAGACGATCGCCGCGGAGTCCGGTTTCGATCATGTCGAAACGGCTGACGCGCCCTGGTACCTGCTGATCGCCTATCCGCCGGGGCCTGGCTTTCTGTCATCGGAGAACCTGCCGGGCCTCGCCGTGCTCTTCATCGCCTCGGCCGTGTTTGCGGCGCTCGGCGCGCGGCTGATCGCCTATCGCAGGACGGCGGATGCGCGGGTTCGCGCGGCGGAAGCGCGGATGGTGCGCATCGACCGGCTCGCCGGTCTGGGCGGCCTGGTGGCCGGCGTCGCGCATGAACTGAACACGCCGATCGGCAATGCCATGATGGTTGCGACCACGATCGACCGGCGCGCGGAAAGCCTTCAGGAGTCGCTTCAGGAAGGTCGGATCGGCCGCAATGCCTTCGCCCGGGCGCTCGATGATATCCGCCAGGGCACCCGGATGACCCGCGAGGCGCTAGAGGGCGCTGCGGATATCATCGGCAATTTCAAGCAGATCGCCGTCGATCAGGCGAGCGACCGTCGTCGACGGTTTTCGCTCGCTCGCTACCTTCACGACACGATCTCGCTGCTCCAACCGCAGTTCTCAAAGGGCGATGTGAGGCTTGTCGCCGGTCCGATGGACGAGATTCGCATGCACAGCTTTCCCGGACCGCTCGGGCAGGCGGTCACAAACCTGGTCAACAACGCCCGTCTTCATGCCTTTCCGCACGGCGCGGCCGGGACCATAACCGTTTCGGCGGAACGGAAGGGCAGGCGTGGCGTGGCCATCAGCGTTGCCGATGATGGTTGCGGTATCTTGCCGGAAAACAGGGACAGGATCTTCGACCCTTTTTTCTCCACCTCGTTCGGAAAGGGCGGCAGCGGACTGGGCCTCGTCATTGTCCACAACATCGTCACCGGCGTGCTCGCCGGCGACATCGAGGTCGACAGCGCGCCGGGCGCGGGAACGCGGATCACCCTTTTGCTTCCGCTTGTCTCGCCCGGTTCCGGCGTCGACGCAAATGCCTATCAGATGAAGGAGCAGGGCCCATGA
- a CDS encoding EAL domain-containing protein, giving the protein MNNDLELELFDDAADDGAAFAGRPWKVLVVDDNPDVHAATDYALKDVSIFGRPLKTISAHSVDEAIVRAEEHEDIAVSMIDVVMETDDAGMKLVKALRNKGFSDMRLVLRTGYPGYAPELAVVTDYEIDGYHTKDELTRTRLISLLTTSIRAYDSIRAMSRSREGLELIVRSARQLFRRGNLEMFAEGVLTQIAALLRVDADGLVAAAGPRGDVLRVVAGIGRYSATGPLAFAEAAPNIADLFEEGEPNLEPVFSGGYMGLWFDAGEDGRLFAALRTDRAVDQPELDLLRLFASNIAVGFQNLALIEALDRLAFRDAFLDLPNLNAFEHALGAALDVSRAGHIVKVHVCDYQTMVASFGSPVANKVMQEAYTRLHQLCQGKCTIALIAEGAFGIVDPEGVLSTHGLSRVLDKAYLVDGIELAPRPTSVMIPMDDLPEDRSRAVSVATAALIHIRSVEDGAHVRYGKAERRAWERQGRLEEALKASVETGRGFFVVLQPKVMLDTGLVYGAEALLRWRVADEAISPDEFIPIAERTGMTRALTGFVLRQVADWSLARQPARGEPLRVAVNLSMADLNVPGFAAWLCRRVDALGLGPQTLEFEVTEAIAMHGRVAIRQVELLSRRGFCISLDDFGTGYSSFGHLNTLPISMVKIDRSFVRDLSGEMAARSLCSVIVAMSEKLGVECLAEGVETEAQRLALLEMGCRKAQGFLFGRPTAMNEFAERFGLSG; this is encoded by the coding sequence ATGAACAATGATCTGGAGCTCGAACTCTTCGACGACGCGGCCGATGACGGCGCTGCGTTTGCCGGTCGGCCTTGGAAGGTGCTTGTGGTCGACGACAACCCGGATGTTCACGCTGCCACGGATTATGCGCTGAAGGATGTCTCGATCTTCGGACGGCCGCTCAAGACCATCTCGGCGCATTCCGTCGATGAGGCGATTGTGCGCGCCGAGGAGCACGAGGATATCGCGGTTTCGATGATCGACGTCGTCATGGAAACGGACGATGCCGGGATGAAGCTCGTCAAGGCTCTGAGAAACAAAGGGTTTTCGGATATGCGGCTGGTTCTCCGCACCGGCTATCCCGGCTATGCGCCTGAGCTTGCCGTGGTGACCGATTACGAGATCGACGGCTATCACACCAAGGATGAACTGACGCGCACGCGGCTGATCTCGCTTTTGACCACATCCATCCGCGCCTATGACAGCATCCGGGCCATGTCGCGCAGCCGCGAGGGGCTTGAGCTCATCGTCAGGAGCGCCCGACAGCTCTTCCGGCGCGGCAATCTGGAAATGTTCGCCGAGGGCGTGCTCACCCAGATTGCGGCGCTCCTGCGGGTGGACGCGGACGGTCTTGTCGCGGCGGCCGGTCCCCGCGGAGATGTGCTGCGCGTGGTTGCCGGCATAGGCCGCTACTCGGCCACGGGGCCGCTCGCTTTTGCCGAAGCGGCGCCGAACATCGCCGATCTGTTCGAAGAGGGCGAGCCGAACCTGGAGCCGGTCTTTTCCGGCGGCTATATGGGCCTTTGGTTCGACGCCGGAGAGGACGGCCGCCTTTTCGCAGCCCTCAGGACGGATCGGGCCGTCGACCAGCCGGAGCTTGACCTCCTCCGGCTTTTTGCAAGCAACATCGCCGTCGGCTTCCAGAATCTCGCGCTCATCGAGGCGCTTGACCGGCTGGCCTTTCGCGATGCTTTCCTGGACCTGCCGAACCTCAATGCCTTCGAGCACGCCCTTGGCGCAGCGCTCGACGTCTCCCGTGCCGGTCATATCGTCAAGGTTCACGTCTGCGACTACCAGACCATGGTCGCCTCCTTCGGCAGCCCGGTCGCCAACAAGGTTATGCAGGAGGCCTATACCCGATTGCACCAGCTCTGCCAGGGAAAATGCACGATCGCTCTGATCGCCGAAGGGGCATTCGGAATCGTTGATCCGGAGGGCGTGCTTTCCACCCACGGCCTGTCGCGCGTGCTGGACAAGGCCTATCTTGTGGACGGCATCGAGCTCGCGCCGCGCCCCACCTCGGTGATGATCCCGATGGACGACCTGCCGGAGGACCGCTCGCGCGCCGTCAGCGTCGCGACGGCGGCGCTTATTCACATCAGGAGCGTCGAGGACGGCGCCCATGTGCGGTACGGAAAGGCGGAGCGCAGGGCCTGGGAAAGGCAGGGGCGACTGGAGGAGGCGCTGAAGGCAAGCGTGGAAACGGGCAGGGGGTTTTTCGTCGTCCTGCAGCCGAAGGTCATGCTCGATACCGGACTGGTGTATGGCGCGGAGGCGCTGTTGCGCTGGCGGGTCGCCGATGAGGCGATCTCCCCGGACGAGTTCATTCCGATCGCCGAGCGCACCGGCATGACGCGGGCGCTCACCGGTTTCGTGCTGCGACAGGTCGCCGACTGGTCGCTGGCGCGTCAACCAGCAAGGGGTGAACCGCTGCGCGTTGCTGTCAATCTTTCCATGGCCGACCTGAACGTGCCGGGCTTCGCCGCCTGGCTCTGCCGGCGGGTCGATGCGCTGGGCCTTGGCCCGCAGACGCTGGAATTCGAAGTGACCGAGGCGATCGCCATGCACGGCCGCGTCGCCATTCGCCAGGTCGAACTGCTTTCGCGGCGGGGCTTCTGCATCTCGCTGGACGATTTCGGCACGGGCTATTCCTCCTTCGGTCATCTCAACACCCTGCCCATCAGCATGGTCAAGATCGACCGCAGCTTTGTCCGCGACCTTTCCGGGGAAATGGCGGCCCGTTCCCTGTGCTCGGTCATCGTCGCGATGTCGGAAAAGCTCGGCGTCGAATGTCTGGCCGAAGGTGTGGAAACCGAGGCGCAGCGTCTGGCCCTTTTGGAGATGGGCTGCCGGAAGGCGCAGGGCTTCCTGTTCGGCAGGCCGACAGCGATGAATGAATTCGCGGAGCGCTTCGGGCTTTCCGGCTGA
- a CDS encoding PAS domain S-box protein: MNQPDEARIEHEIHRVAASNDPFAAAVRTTRMPMLITDPGQPDNPVVFANDAFLRLTGYGRDEILGQNCRFLQGTGTNSDDVTKVRDAIARQESIEIDLLNYRKDGSSFWNRVLISPVFDDEGKLTYFFASQFDVTPERRRIAEMHVSQEELEEQIEQRIHDLRASENRLRFILEAAKMGSWTLELGTKRLITSVQAKANYGLAPADRLNFDDARKAVDPADLESWTRGLERTIRGEEDLHLIYRVRTPKGELRWLEARGQLSGAPGGHQFISGITQDITERKEAEEHRKLLARELNHRVKNSLAIAQSIFAQSLKSAKSLEEAQGIAFGRIRAMSTAQDLLTKEGWNSAELRALVSDVMEPFKGADIRIGGPRVILNEQAVSALSLALYELATNATKYGALSVPGGSVTIHWEIVKNGRRTLHFHWSEMGGPPVEPPKTRGFGSRMIEEIVAHSMDGTARIEYRQTGVLYSIVADLPDDPEKIVPRSGRDDAGREPA; encoded by the coding sequence ATGAACCAACCAGACGAAGCCCGGATCGAACACGAAATCCATCGTGTCGCGGCCTCAAACGATCCCTTTGCCGCAGCCGTCCGCACCACCCGGATGCCGATGCTGATCACCGATCCGGGCCAGCCCGACAATCCGGTCGTTTTTGCCAATGACGCTTTTCTGCGGCTCACGGGCTACGGCCGGGACGAGATTCTTGGACAGAACTGCCGGTTCCTGCAGGGCACAGGGACCAATTCCGACGATGTGACCAAGGTGCGCGACGCGATTGCCCGCCAGGAGTCGATCGAGATCGACCTGCTCAACTATCGCAAGGATGGCTCGAGTTTCTGGAACCGGGTGCTGATCTCGCCGGTCTTCGATGATGAAGGCAAGCTCACCTATTTCTTCGCCTCGCAGTTTGACGTCACGCCGGAGCGGCGGCGGATTGCCGAGATGCATGTCTCGCAGGAGGAACTCGAAGAGCAGATCGAGCAGCGCATCCACGACCTGAGAGCCTCCGAAAACCGGCTGCGTTTCATTCTGGAGGCCGCCAAGATGGGGTCCTGGACGCTGGAGCTCGGCACCAAGCGGCTGATCACATCAGTGCAGGCCAAGGCCAATTACGGCCTTGCGCCGGCCGACAGGCTGAATTTCGACGATGCCCGCAAGGCCGTCGATCCGGCGGATCTGGAGAGCTGGACCAGGGGGCTGGAGCGCACCATCCGCGGCGAGGAAGACCTGCATCTGATCTACAGGGTTCGCACGCCGAAGGGGGAGTTGCGCTGGCTGGAGGCGCGCGGGCAGCTCTCCGGCGCGCCCGGCGGCCACCAGTTCATCAGCGGCATCACCCAGGATATCACCGAGCGCAAGGAAGCCGAGGAGCACCGCAAGCTGCTTGCCCGCGAGCTGAACCACCGGGTCAAGAATTCGCTGGCGATCGCCCAGTCGATCTTTGCGCAATCGCTGAAGTCAGCCAAGTCACTTGAGGAGGCGCAAGGCATCGCGTTCGGCCGCATCCGGGCGATGTCGACGGCGCAGGATCTTCTGACCAAGGAAGGCTGGAATTCCGCCGAGCTGCGGGCGCTGGTCAGCGACGTTATGGAACCGTTCAAGGGTGCCGATATCAGGATCGGCGGACCGCGGGTCATCCTCAACGAACAGGCGGTTTCCGCGCTGTCGCTCGCGCTTTACGAGCTGGCGACCAATGCCACCAAATACGGCGCGCTCTCTGTGCCCGGCGGCTCCGTGACAATCCATTGGGAAATCGTCAAGAACGGACGTCGTACGCTGCATTTTCACTGGAGCGAGATGGGCGGACCGCCGGTGGAGCCGCCGAAGACGCGCGGTTTCGGCTCGCGCATGATCGAGGAGATTGTCGCCCATTCCATGGACGGCACGGCCAGGATCGAGTACCGGCAGACGGGCGTGCTCTACTCGATCGTCGCGGACCTGCCCGACGATCCCGAGAAGATCGTGCCGCGCAGCGGCAGGGACGACGCTGGCCGGGAGCCTGCCTGA